A DNA window from Streptomyces bacillaris contains the following coding sequences:
- a CDS encoding NAD-dependent epimerase/dehydratase family protein: MLGATGQLGRAAVRALAGDGWEVTAVSRGGGRDGRWDDGVRAVALDRDEEGALESALGEGCDVLVDMVAFGPAHARQLRSLSGRVGSAVVISSGAVYEDDRGRSFDTQGEPDGFPRYPVPLPETQRTVAAGDATYGTRKVALERELPAAGEALPVTLLRAGAIHGPYCRTPRELYFVKRLLDGRRRRVLAYGGGSRFHPLHVANAAELIRLAARGPGSRVLNAADPEAPTVAEIGAAIDAVLGRAAETETVLLDGPSPGGGVGDTPWSGAHPVVYDMAAAERELGYRPVTGYVESLPGTVEWLAGELAGRDWREAFPKMARNYGEALFDYAAEDAWLAAYDRGRGA; the protein is encoded by the coding sequence TGGGAGCGACCGGACAGCTCGGGCGGGCGGCGGTGCGCGCGCTCGCCGGGGACGGCTGGGAGGTGACCGCCGTATCGCGGGGCGGCGGGCGGGACGGACGGTGGGACGACGGGGTGCGGGCGGTGGCGCTCGACCGGGACGAGGAAGGGGCGCTGGAGAGCGCGCTCGGTGAGGGCTGTGACGTCCTGGTCGACATGGTGGCGTTCGGTCCCGCGCACGCGCGGCAGCTGAGATCCCTCTCCGGACGGGTCGGCTCGGCGGTGGTGATCTCCAGCGGTGCGGTGTACGAGGACGACCGGGGCCGCAGCTTCGACACCCAGGGCGAACCGGACGGCTTCCCGCGCTACCCGGTGCCGCTGCCGGAGACCCAGCGCACGGTGGCGGCCGGGGACGCGACGTACGGCACCCGGAAGGTGGCGCTGGAGCGGGAGCTGCCGGCGGCGGGGGAAGCGCTGCCGGTGACGCTGCTGCGGGCGGGCGCGATCCACGGCCCGTACTGCCGCACACCACGTGAGCTGTATTTCGTGAAGCGGCTGCTGGACGGGCGACGGCGGCGGGTCCTCGCGTACGGGGGCGGGTCCCGCTTCCACCCGCTCCATGTGGCGAACGCGGCCGAGCTGATCCGGCTGGCCGCCCGCGGGCCCGGCTCCCGGGTGCTCAACGCGGCGGACCCGGAGGCGCCCACGGTCGCGGAGATCGGGGCGGCGATCGACGCGGTGCTCGGCCGGGCGGCGGAGACGGAGACGGTCCTGCTGGACGGCCCGAGCCCGGGTGGAGGTGTGGGTGACACCCCGTGGAGCGGGGCCCACCCGGTGGTGTACGACATGGCGGCGGCGGAACGGGAGTTGGGGTACCGGCCGGTGACGGGGTACGTGGAGTCGCTGCCGGGGACGGTGGAGTGGCTGGCCGGGGAGCTGGCGGGGCGGGACTGGCGGGAGGCGTTCCCGAAGATGGCGCGGAACTACGGGGAGGCGCTGTTCGACTATGCGGCGGAGGACGCGTGGCTGGCGGCGTACGACCGGGGGCGTGGAGCGTGA